Below is a window of Mucilaginibacter sp. PAMC 26640 DNA.
ATTGTAGAACTGGTTTGGGGAATTAAAAATACATTACCCCTACTATAAACATACTAAATGTAAGTATCCAGGTGAGGACTTGTTTAAAATACCAAATCTCCATTTCTGCAACCCTACCGGTACCTTCAAATGAGTGTAACTTTCTCCGGCAGTAAATGCCGTAGATTACTAAGCCGATAAAAATGATTACAAATAAGCCTGTAACAATTCTTTGAAAATCATGTGTTAGCATCCTATAATTGGTAATAAGATATAAATACGATTAACTATTTCATTTAGTTTTTTAAATTTCACGAAAACGCATTTTTAATAATGCCATCAAAATGCTTACCAGAATTTAGTACTAAAACTATTAAAGTATTTTAATAATTAGTTAGCTGTTTTACAGATATTTAACTATTGAGACGCATTGTGGAGATTTGATCAATAATAGGAATAACTACAACAAATCGGGGTGCTTTTTGCAAACGATTTTATTTCCCCACATTAGCAAATAACTTATATATTGCCTTATGCTTTTACAAAACACCTTTACCCACCACGTACATTTCTGGCTCAAAAACAAAGAAGATAAAGCCAGGTTAATTGATGGCTTGCACACGCTTACCACAATTAAGCAAATTCGTAATATGCACATCGGCGTACCCGCCCAAACCTTTAGGGACGTGGTAGACCGCTCCTATGATGTGTCGCTACTATTGTTGTTTGACGGGCCTGCAGAGCAGGAGGCTTACCAGGCTCACCCTACACATCAGCTTTTTGCCGATAATTATGCAAAAGTTTTATGCAGCAAGGTAGTTGTGCAGGATAGCGTGAATATTTAGCATACACCTTTTAGGAGTGCCTGAAACACAGAGGGGATAATGTTGTTGATCATTTATGAAAGTATTGCTCGCGGGTGCAAATGGTTACATAGGTACAAGGCTCATCCCTGTATTGTTGGAGAAGGGCTGCAACGTAGTATGCCTTGTTCGCGATAAAAGGCGCTTTCACGAACAAAGCGATTATGCCGACCGAGTTACGCTAATCACCGGCGATCTTCTTAAAGAAGATATCGAGCCTTTCCCCCAGGATATCGATGCGGCGTGTTACCTGGTACATTCTATGGCCCAGGCGGCAGACTTCGCCAATCTGGAGGCTCAATCGGCACACAATTTTGCAACAGAACTAAATAAAACTAACTGCAAGCAGGTTGTTTATCTGAGCGGGATAACGAACGATACCGACCTGTCAAATCATTTATTATCCCGAAAGCATGTAGAAGATGTCTTAAAGGAATGCAAGGCCGCTGTAACCGTGCTGCGGGCGGCTATCATCATTGGTTCGGGCAGTTCTTCGTTCGAGATCATCCGCGATCTCACTGAAAAGCTCCCGGTGATGACCGTACCACGCTGGGTAAATACCAAATGCCAGCCCATTGCCATACGGGATGTATTGGGCTATCTGGATGGGGTATTACTAAATGAAAATGCGTTTAATAAAACATTTGATATCGGCGGGCCGGATATTCTTAGCTTTAAACAGATGATGCTTACGTACGCTAAAGTGCGTAAGTTAAAAAGGCACATCATCACACTGCCGTTTCTATCCCCTAAGATTTCATCTTACTGGCTCTATTTTGTTACATCTACCAGTTACTCGCTTGCACAAAGCCTGGTAGATAGTATGAAGAATGAAACCATCATGAAAAACCACGATATCGATAATGTGGTAAAACGTGAGTGCCTTAGTTATGAGGAGGCATTACAACTGGCCTTTAATAAAATTGAACAAAATTCTATAGTAAGCAGCTGGAAAGATGCCCTAAACAATGGCTATCTCACCGGCAGTTTTATGGATCAGATAAAAGTGCCGCAAAAGGGAACAAAAGAGTATAAGGTAAAGCAGCCTTTTAAAAGGGATAGCGCCGAAGTGCTCAAAAACATAATGGCCATAGGGGGCAGCCGTGGTTGGTATTATTGGGATTGGATCTGGAGCATCCGCGGGTTTTTAGATAAATTATTTGGCGGTGTAGGTTCCAGGAGGGGGCGCACCAGTAATATTTCGATCTCGGCAGGCGATGTAATAGATTTTTGGCGTGTATTGCTTGCCGATAATGCAAACCGTCGCTTATTGCTCTACGCGGAAATGAAGTTGCCTGGCGAAGCCTGGCTGGAATTTAAAATTGTAGAGCGCAACCATACCACCTTTTTAAGCCAGGTGGCTACTTTTAGGCCAAGGGGCCTTTGGGGCAGGTTATATTGGTATTTAATGTGGCCTTTCCATCTTTTCATTTTTAAAGGGATGGCTAAACGGATAGTGGATTTTTCTGAAGATGCGAGTGGCAACCAATAACGCTGGAGCGTGGAAATAAACCAATATTGAATTCTTTAACATGAAAAAAAACATACTCATTACCGGCGGCTCTGGATTACTGGGCAAACAACTAACACAAGCACTACTAAATCGCGGATATTTAGTGAGCCATCTGAGCCGCAGCCGGGGCAAAGATCCTAAGGTAAAAACCTTTCTATGGGATGTAGATAAAGAAGAAATTGACGAGCATTGTATCGATGGTGTAGATGTGATCATTCACCTGGCAGGTGCAGGCATTGCCGATAAGCGCTGGAGTGACGAACGCAAAGCACAGATATTGGATAGTCGCACAAAATCAATAGCGCTCATTTATGCCCTCATGCGCACAAAAGCCAACAGGATAAATACCGTAATTTCTGCATCCGGCGTAGGCTATTACAGCGACCGCGGCGATGAATTGCTAACAGAAAGCAGTCGCCCGGCAGATGATTTCATTGGCTCTTGCTGTGTAGCATGGGAAAAAGCCGTAGATGAGGGAACAGAGTTTGATCTCCGCATTGTTAAGTACCGTACCGGTGTGGTATTATCTTTGGGCGGCGGAGCCTTGCCGCAATTGGCCGCACCCGTAAAATTTGCAGTAGGCTCACCTTTGGGTACCGGCAAACAATGGATCTCTTGGATCCATGAGCAGGACGTAGTTGACATGTACCTGCTGGGTCTCGAGGATGATAAAATATCAGGCGTTTATAACATGGCAGCTCCACACCCTGTCACCAATTCGGAATTAACTAAGGCTGTTGCCAAACAATTACACCGGCCCCTGTGGGCACCAAACGTACCGGCCTTTATTATCAAAATGCTTTTCGGTGAAATGGCATCACTGGTATTAGGCAGCACAAAAGTATCGGCACAGAAAATTACAGCTGCCGGGTTTGAATTTAAATACCCCGATGTAGCATCGGCACTACAAGAAATTTATGGATAACAATACGCCCGTAACCGTATTTTGGTTTCGCCGGGATCTACGATTAGAAGACAACGCTGGGCTATATCATGCGCTAAAAAGCGGCAATCCGGTACTCCCCTTTTTTATTTTTGATAGAGAGATCCTCGATGAACTGGAAGACAAGGACGATGCCCGCGTAAGCTTTATTTACAAAGCGATAGAAGAAGTACAGAAAGCTTGCCACGCTCAGCATAGCGATTTGCTGGTGGTATATGATAAACCAGAACATGCCTGGGCAAAACTCATCAAAGAACACAAGGTGGCAGCGGTATATACTAATCTTGACTACGAACCTTATGCCAAACACCGTGATGAGGCAATTAAAGGATTTTTGGCTGAACATGCTATTGAATTTAAAACCTTTAAAGATCAGGTTATATTTGAGCGGGAAGAAGTAACAAAAGACGATGGCAAGCCCTATACGGTATATACGCCCTATAAAAACAAATGGTACCAAAAGCTAAAACCCTTTTACTTAAAAGCCTACCCTACCGAAAAATATTTTAAAAACCTGCTTAAATTTAAAGCAGATGGCATACCTACTCTGAAGGCGATGGGCTTTGTTAAAAGCGAGATCACCTATCCCGAAAAAGAATACGACAAAGTAATTGCCGAATATGCCAAAAACCGGGACTTCCCAGCCATAACGGGCACCTCCCATGTTGGGGTACACTTACGGTTTGGTACGGTAAGCATTCGGCGTTGCGCGCGGGATGCATATGAGTCGAACGAGAAAACCTGGCTAAATGAGTTGATCTGGCGAGAGTTTTACATGATGGTGCTTTACCATTTCCCACAAACAATGGACCATGCCTTTAAGCCGGACTATGATAACATCAAATGGATAAACGACGAAAGACAGTTTAAAGCCTGGTGCGATGGCGACACCGGTTTCCCGATGGTGGATGCCGGCATGCGCGAACTGAATGCCACCGGCTACATGCATAACCGCGTACGAATGGTTGTAGCTAGTTTTTTAAGTAAGGACCTGCTGATAGACTGGCGCTGGGGTGAGCGTTACTTTGCACGTAAGCTACTGGATTATGAAATGGCCAGCAATGTTGGCGGCTGGCAATGGGCGGCGGGTAGTGGCACCGATGCCGCCCCTTATTTCCGCATTTTTAATCCCGATTCGCAATTGAAAAAATTCGATCCCAAATTTGAATACATAAAAAAATGGGTTCCGGAATATGCCGACTTCAGCAAATATCCAAAACCCATTGTAGACCATGCATTCGCACGGGAACGCTGCCTTAAAGTCTTTAAGGAAGCGTTAAAATAATTATTCGAACGGGACTACTGTGGTTATCTGAAACTCGAACCTAATAGCCGAATTAGCAGGAATTCCCGTTTGTGTAGAGGTGGAATAACCCAAGTGTGATGGCATGATCAATGAAATGGATGTACCAGCAGCAGCATGTTGTTTAAGGCCCTCAGCAACGCCCGGAACTAGTCCGCCTACCCCTGTCGTAGCCGGACTAAATACCGTTGCCGTGGTTTTGTAACCATTATCGAAATCAGTACCATTTAATAACGATCCCACATAAGTAGTTGACACGACAGAAAAATCATTGATCTCCCCTACCGTACCTGTACCTGGTGTAATTACTTTATAATATAAACCCGATGCAGTTTTGGTATAGCCGGATAAGCTGTTAGCCGTCAGATAACTTCTGATTACCTGATCGTCATAGGCCAATTGATTATCCACTACACGCACATAATAATCCAGGCACTGGTTACCGGCAATATTTGTATTGGAATTGGTTACGCTACCAACTATAAAGCCTTTTTTACCATAGGCCAAATGCGATGGAATGAGCAAACGTATACTCCCACCCTTAGCTTTAAGCAGGTTTTTTATACCTAATTGTAAGCCTTTTGGTAAGCCCGCTGTTGCCAGGTGCCCTACAAAGTCGTAAAAGTGATTTTTAATTGTATCGGTGGCGATGTATTTACCATCAAAACTTTTGATAGTGTAAACCAAAGAAACCTGGTCTGAATACTGAATAGGGGCGCCGGTTGGCGCCTGTAATATCTTATAATAGATCCCGGAGGTATCCGCACCGGCGGTGTCAGTTACGGGATTGTCACGGGTGAAACCGGTAAGTGCGTTAGCACCTATATAGCTTTGGATCTGTTGCTCGTCAAATTGATTAATGGTTGGATCTACACCATCTTTTTTGCATGCGGATAAGCCTGCTGCGGCGAGCAATAGTAAAGTAAAAATCTTTTGTTTCATCTAATAATTAGTTCGTTACATCTAAAAGTTGTATATCAAAATCAACCACCGAGTTCTTTGGCAAGCCTATCGCCGGTTGATCGTAAGGGCCGTATGCATAACGCGATGGTATTAACAATCGTACCGTGCCGCCTTTCTTAATTTGTGGTATCCCCAGTTGCCAGCCTTTAATTACCTCACCCAGCGAAAACGACGGGTGAAAGTTGTTACTCTGCGTAAATTCTTTACCGCTGCTCAGGATGCGCCCTGTGTAATCAACCGTAACCCGGGTGGAGTTGGTATACAGGTCATTCCCGTCTCCGGGGTTGATCACTATATAATAAACGCCGGTAGTATCTATTTGGTGCGCTACGTTTGCCAGGCCCTTGCCGGCAATAAAATCCTGTACCTCTTTATCATCGATCACGGCCTGCGCCTTTACCTCTGCTACGGCATCAAACCCTTTTTTACAGGAACTGAGGCCGGCAATAAATAATAAAATGATGAGCAGTAGCTTGTTCATTCGCTTAACAATCCGCAAATTTATTCTTTTATAATTCAAAAACAGCAGCTTAACACTTTTTAACACTTTGAGGGGTGCAATTATTGTGTTGGTTAGGGTTTATAATTAATGGTCAGCTGGTTTATCTTCTTAAGCATTTCGGTTAAATACAGTTTATCTGCCTCACTGATATGGGCATTAAGATAGTTATTAAACTGTTTTACAACATCTTTGGCCATTTGCCTTTTTTCTTTTCCCAGATCAGTTAAAAAGATCTTTACCGAACGTTTATCGCCTTTGTTTGACTGGCGGTAGATGAGCCCGGTTTCTTCCAATTGATTAAGCATGCGCGAAAGACTGGTAGACTTAAGCCCAAGCAAAGCAGCAGCCTGTGATACGGTTG
It encodes the following:
- a CDS encoding deoxyribodipyrimidine photolyase — encoded protein: MDNNTPVTVFWFRRDLRLEDNAGLYHALKSGNPVLPFFIFDREILDELEDKDDARVSFIYKAIEEVQKACHAQHSDLLVVYDKPEHAWAKLIKEHKVAAVYTNLDYEPYAKHRDEAIKGFLAEHAIEFKTFKDQVIFEREEVTKDDGKPYTVYTPYKNKWYQKLKPFYLKAYPTEKYFKNLLKFKADGIPTLKAMGFVKSEITYPEKEYDKVIAEYAKNRDFPAITGTSHVGVHLRFGTVSIRRCARDAYESNEKTWLNELIWREFYMMVLYHFPQTMDHAFKPDYDNIKWINDERQFKAWCDGDTGFPMVDAGMRELNATGYMHNRVRMVVASFLSKDLLIDWRWGERYFARKLLDYEMASNVGGWQWAAGSGTDAAPYFRIFNPDSQLKKFDPKFEYIKKWVPEYADFSKYPKPIVDHAFARERCLKVFKEALK
- a CDS encoding cell division inhibitor, with the protein product MKKNILITGGSGLLGKQLTQALLNRGYLVSHLSRSRGKDPKVKTFLWDVDKEEIDEHCIDGVDVIIHLAGAGIADKRWSDERKAQILDSRTKSIALIYALMRTKANRINTVISASGVGYYSDRGDELLTESSRPADDFIGSCCVAWEKAVDEGTEFDLRIVKYRTGVVLSLGGGALPQLAAPVKFAVGSPLGTGKQWISWIHEQDVVDMYLLGLEDDKISGVYNMAAPHPVTNSELTKAVAKQLHRPLWAPNVPAFIIKMLFGEMASLVLGSTKVSAQKITAAGFEFKYPDVASALQEIYG
- a CDS encoding epimerase → MKVLLAGANGYIGTRLIPVLLEKGCNVVCLVRDKRRFHEQSDYADRVTLITGDLLKEDIEPFPQDIDAACYLVHSMAQAADFANLEAQSAHNFATELNKTNCKQVVYLSGITNDTDLSNHLLSRKHVEDVLKECKAAVTVLRAAIIIGSGSSSFEIIRDLTEKLPVMTVPRWVNTKCQPIAIRDVLGYLDGVLLNENAFNKTFDIGGPDILSFKQMMLTYAKVRKLKRHIITLPFLSPKISSYWLYFVTSTSYSLAQSLVDSMKNETIMKNHDIDNVVKRECLSYEEALQLAFNKIEQNSIVSSWKDALNNGYLTGSFMDQIKVPQKGTKEYKVKQPFKRDSAEVLKNIMAIGGSRGWYYWDWIWSIRGFLDKLFGGVGSRRGRTSNISISAGDVIDFWRVLLADNANRRLLLYAEMKLPGEAWLEFKIVERNHTTFLSQVATFRPRGLWGRLYWYLMWPFHLFIFKGMAKRIVDFSEDASGNQ
- a CDS encoding MarR family transcriptional regulator translates to MRSSVKHQETIDYFLKIVWQTVANRYNQIVTEFGITQSIGYLLINIEEEGTTVSQAAALLGLKSTSLSRMLNQLEETGLIYRQSNKGDKRSVKIFLTDLGKEKRQMAKDVVKQFNNYLNAHISEADKLYLTEMLKKINQLTINYKP